A DNA window from Aureibacter tunicatorum contains the following coding sequences:
- a CDS encoding class IIb bacteriocin, lactobin A/cerein 7B family encodes MQNLNMTELSSNEVREIEGGVIPIFLAGVAVGILIGKALD; translated from the coding sequence ATGCAAAATCTTAACATGACTGAATTGTCGTCTAACGAGGTTAGAGAAATCGAAGGTGGAGTAATTCCTATTTTCTTAGCTGGTGTAGCTGTAGGCATACTTATCGGAAAAGCGCTTGACTAA
- a CDS encoding class IIb bacteriocin, lactobin A/cerein 7B family — protein sequence MQDLNMTELSSNEVREIEGGVIPIFLAGVAVGILIGKALD from the coding sequence ATGCAAGATCTTAACATGACTGAATTGTCGTCTAACGAGGTTAGAGAAATCGAAGGTGGAGTAATTCCTATTTTCTTGGCTGGTGTAGCTGTAGGCATACTTATCGGAAAAGCGCTTGACTAA
- a CDS encoding class IIb bacteriocin, lactobin A/cerein 7B family encodes MQNLNMTELSSNEVREIEGGVIPIFLAGVAVGILIGKALD; translated from the coding sequence ATGCAAAATCTTAACATGACTGAATTGTCGTCTAACGAGGTTAGAGAAATCGAAGGTGGAGTAATTCCTATTTTCTTGGCTGGTGTAGCTGTAGGCATACTTATCGGAAAAGCGCTTGACTAA